The DNA window ACATAACACCAAACGAAAAATCTTGGTCAATTGCACAAGTATTGAACCTGTAGGGTAGAAAAGCATCAATTTGGCATGTTTTCAGATTCTATATGAACTTACAAATTTGCTGAGTCTAACCAGGCAAATCTAGAAGGTTACTTTAGATGTCTTATAGTCATGCTTTTGAATTTATGTTCTTCctaagcttgtttgatcttggttatttggattattttcaaataactccaTCACATCACGTATACTTCCTTTCAACAGAcaaatcacttaattcatcaatcaaaatactcattcatttttttcttataaaatttaataatttaacccaaaatatccactttttcatcaaacaagatttgaaTTCATAACCCATGTATTTTTCAAacacccaagatcaaacaagctccaagtcAATTAGTTAGTAACAgagtatatataataactcCTTTACTATAATAAAACTACATTTCTCTGCCTTCAAAGATCATAATCTATGATTCTGTCATtttcaaatatgaaattatttaaaaacttaaccTCTAAGTCTAAGACATGTGCATCAAAAATCTCATGATTGAACGAATGAAGTAAAAATAAGCAAATTTATCTTGTTTCATATACAGAAGAGAGGAGAGAAAACACACCCATCAATTCTTCGCTACAAGGCCATCCGCAATTGATGGTTCCTTTTTGTCTCTCCAGATTGCCAACACTTCATCAGTTCGGAATCTTTGAGTGAATGTTGATTCCTCGAAAGGAGTTGATGTTCCATGAGCAAAGGCTAATAGTCCGGTGTATGCAATCATTGCCCCATTGTCAACGCAATACCTGTCATCGGTTGCAAACAAATTTCCACCCCTCTCAGAACACATGACTTTCATCATCTCCTGCAATCGAACATTGCAGCCAACACCTCCAACAATCAAAATATCTTTTTTGTCACAATGTGCCATTGCTCTTTCTGTGATTTCCACAAGCATTGCAAAGAGTGTTTCCTAAAATAAGATCCGCATACACAATTGGTCCAAGTTCATTAAACACCTAAACATACAAGCATTGTTGTGTCTATGTTTACCTGAAGGGAGTAACACAAATCTGCAGGAGTGCATTCATTGTTCTTGAGTTTCTCTTCAGCTGTCATTTCTATGTAGCTTAATATTCCAGAGAATGAAACATCCATCCCTTTCACCACATACGGTATGTCAATAAACTTCTCTCCTTTCTTAGCGAgctgaaagaaaaataaaatgtcataatCAGAATCCTCCATTGCATAAGGTAATAATCATATACCCAAATCAAAACTTTAGCAACTTACCTGCTCAATGTTGTACCCAGGGCTAGGATCATTAGACAGAGTCAGAACCCTAGCAAACCGGTCCAAGCAGTTTCCAATAGCAATATCAATGGTCTCACCAAAAATTCGATACCTTCCTTCACTATAAGCAATCACTTGTGTGTTGCCTCCACTTACATACAACACAACAGGGTCAATAGCCCCAGTGACAATCCTACCCATTTCGATATGTGCAACACAATGATTTACTGCAACAATAGGTTTCTTCCAGAGTTGAGAAAGAACACGAACGACAATAGCTGCAACCTGGAGGGGTGCACCCATGCCTGGTCCTTTGGTATAACAAAGACAGTCGATATCATCCTTTGTTACTTGAGCAGTATCGAGAGCAGATTTCACAAGAGGAAGAATATGTTCAAGGTGATGATGTGCAGTTTCTCGTGGGAGAAATCCTTGACCAGGAGGAGTGATGTAAGTGTGCCTTGGATTGGATAGTATTGACCCATCAAGGCTCACAACTCCAACTCCAATCTTGTTCGCTGAACCCTCAAATCCAAGAGCTAACATTTTCTTCATCTTTGTGCAGTGTTTTTTGCAACCCAAATGTAAAAAGAAAAGCTCTAGAACCTGTATCGTCCAAATACAATACTTTGCAATCCAAAACTTCGTTAAAGACCGAATAGTTCAGAGAAGCGGACGACGAATGAAACAAAGGAGTGATTGATGCTCGTCGGAGAGAAGGCGGCGAAACGATTAGTCAGTCAGAGGGACGGCGACCGTATTCAtcattttgaaaagaaaaaaaaaaattatttcggATAAAAATTACTTGTTTGATATTAGtcattttggatttttaaaatttataattagaaatttaattatttaggtcagatctaaatattatttaagtttataaaattacttactgtagaaaaaatatttattgatggattaacaattttttatgtctaaataatttatttaccattttttttaattattaaaatattttaattatataaatttttattgataaaatgttGGACATGGTTTTGACatgtgaattatttttaaaaaatctaataatttattttttagattaaacattttattttaatattttaaattatcattaaatagTTGTACATATTTCTATTCCATTGAACATTAATTaaatactataaatattttaatcattttatctaaataaattattttctccgtcatttatatcttttataataataaaaaataatggttttttatttattattatgttttactatttattacaaatattttattaaaagaaaataaaaaaaaattaatgtatattaataaagaaaatttgattataaaataattaatttattaaaaatatttttaaataataaatttattaaaaaaaatattataaactatttaatcttttaaaaaaaattagaaaagcttttactttaaaattttaaaaattaaaaattaaaaaatatattatacaaaataattaatttgtaaaaaaaacaaattctaaataattaacctgttaaaagttaaaataaaagattttttttatgtataaaatcattttaaaatataaattatagaataatattaaaaatattataaataaaataataaacaatttaaatctttttaaaatttaaatagaagatattgaatataaattttataaatgaattaaaagagtttattttatattttaaataaaaatattttattgaaaattataatttattttattaaaatttaggatTACAaacttatacatatatattattctaattatttataaaacatattttgtattttataatatatatatatataaacatgtttaaataatttttaagatatatatatttatttaactatatttttacattaaattaatattaattttgagttatttactattaatttatgaataattaaaatattaatttaaattaaaaatattttattaacaataaataaaattataataaatattttatcattataataaaaaattatgaacctaaatataaatatagaattagtttattttaattaattatttattaaaatatgattttatttaaaatttaattataataaaataatttacaaatttatataatattaaatttatttatttaattaaaaaataaatataataagattaaaaaaataaaaatttaataaaaattgaaaacaatattaaaaaaataattatataaaataaaatttattttatttattaaatattatatcaactaaaaaccatttttattttataattaattttagaaaaatataattatttttaataattatatataaatatatttttttaattattatataataaaagcataaacaattatataataattaaaattttattacttttcttttttaatttcaatatcaaatatttttatttttaataaaataaatatattttatttaataatttatttattagtaaataagtttatttaaatatttttattttattttataatacttaattatatatatatatatattaaaataaaaatatgtaagaaaattaatatattatattaaattatatattgatttaatttttaattagttaatataaatatatatattttttatttttatattatttatatcacaacatatttataaatagttcTGTACCACATcttgattataaattattttatttgtttattattatttatatttttgttataataataaaaagtatatattttgttttactctTTATtacaatcatttatttatttaataattaaaattttattacattttttttttaatttcaaatatcaaatatttttagttgtaataaaataaatatattttatttaataatttatttattagtaaataagtttatttaaatatttttattttattttataatacttaattatatatatattaaaataaaaatatataaaaaaattaatatattatattaaattatacattgattttaattagttaatataaatatttttttatattatttatatcacaacatttaaaatttaaagtatttatGCACTTGCacttgaatatattattttatttgtttattattatttatatttttgttataataataaaaaaatatttatttcaatttattataatgttttatttattttattttactatttattataatcatttatttgaaagaaaatttaaatatatgataataaataaattttaatcataaaagaattaatttattaaaagtatttataaatcttacaatattttaaaatattattataaattatttaatctttttaaaaaaattaaaaataaaaaaagctttttatataattatgttttataaaattataaaatttaaaatgaaataaaaatattatacacaataattaatttgtaaaattaaattgtaaatatttaaaaaagaatcttattttaaactatttaacattttaaaaaatgaaaaaaaaaaacaaattatttataaaaaatagtttaaaagtaaaatataagatattgaatacaaaataatttataaaactattcatttttaaataaaataaaaaataatttataaaaaaatattctacacTATTTAACCTTTTACccttttaaaattgaaaacaaaagttttttatattaaaatttaaattcaaaatatagaataaaataactaatttattaaaaaaaaaattataaataaaataagaaaccatttaaatatttttaaaactaaaatagaaaatattgaatataaattttataaaagaattaaaaaactttataaattaaactacttaacgtttattttaatatatatatatatatatatatatatatatatatatatataacctcaaaatttaaatatataatattttagaaaaataatttacaaaacaactaatttgttaaaaaaaatgtaaatcaaataaaaaaacaatttaaaaaaaatattactttattaataatttaatctttttaaaaaattaaacacatatattatttatacaaaaaaattaaaattaaaattgaaatatataatatttaataaaataatttataaaaagcTAATATGTTagaacaattataaataaaataagaaagaaatattttaaactatttaaccttttttaaaataaaaatagaaacatattaaagtaattgaaaatgatatatatggtatttaataattattttttataaaataacttattagttaagaaaaacaaatcaatttattaaaaattattcaaattattaaactttctaACAATGACATAtgaagtttttttatataaaacaaaataaaaatgtaaatattgaataaaatttataaattgctaatctatttattttttttatcaacaaccaatttgttaaaattaaaaaaatagtaaattaaataataaataataatacaaaacagaaagaaaaaaaaatctaatttaacatttttttaaaattaaacaaaaattaaattttaaatatatatatatagtaccGAAAAAATCCCTCATAAAAATAGGTAATAATtagaacattaaaaaaatagaagactTATTtgtaaacatttaaatttattaagaactTGTATATATTATGttgatataaaatgaataaattactCAACGGAGGAGTCACGTTTTTGTctaatttctcttcttttcaatCATAAATTTTTCATTCTTATAATTTCATATGATATCAGAGCTGGATTCTTTTGGAGATCATGAAgagataaatgaaaaaaaacagtTGATTATAATAGTGATTCGTCATTCTCATCGGCGAACGGTTCAACCATCCGAAGAAATTACTCAACCGAATAAAATGACCACAAAGAAGAAGCACGACTCTAATGATTCTGATAGGaacggtgtaatcaatagagacgagggtctaactattgatgacaacttctaaAAAACGGTTGGATAGAAattctgttagggattaatatcactttctattctttacaaactcttgcaaactcttaaaacgattcaagtgcagaactgattgctcaggtttgaagctctGAACCAATGTGAGAAGGAAAGACAGATTGTAAAGAACATAGCaaattgtttatggatgttcggagcaaactctcatacgtcaccccttcttccaataaccagaaggatttcactatgcttttttgaatcaaatacagtttactgactAACTAACACTCTGTTCAACATAACAagctttgttcaacttacaatatgattaagaatatttcTCCGCTAGACAAATCTTGATtatctctcttgaacttgaagatgatgTACAAGTGTGTTGATGGAATATTAAATCAGTAAGCAAGTGAGCAAACAACCAGCAATTCGTGAGACagttcgtctgttgtcctttgACATCTATAAGTAGTAGAAgggcaccaacggtcgaatcttctccATGGACACGTGATAAACGTCCATTGGAAAACcgcccatagtacaagagtacatcAGTCTCTATGCACATTGATCGTGGCTgtaccaaactggtagtgcaccgaatattcttttgaaaatGTCCTTTACTAAACAAGTAATGAGAggaatattcgcgtacgtgacgttcattcattggatacaaatAGCTGGTATACCGGACTGCACGGATGAGTgaagcaggagtagcgtacaactagttgatcgtgggtagacgtatgctaacttcaaacaatTGTTGAAGCgagacattagacgtgctccattaaaccaccaagtctaagagagttagacgtcaacgtctaatagtgAGATTCGTTACACCACaacgtctaatagagttagactgcacgtctaactacgtatctgttagactgcacgtctaactacgtatctgttagactgcacgtctaactacgtatctgttagactgcacgtctaactcgcaacacgtctaattagtctGTTTCAGTCCATGTTTAATTTAGCATAGTtttaatgcacctgcacaaaaacaattcgACGACTTAACTTCATTCTTaattaagttttacacaaattattatcaaaatatcgttagtcaaattaatttgacccaacaatttcccccttttttatgatgttaaaacttaaataaaagattaaagaCGGTGTAAGCACATTTGATAATCATCAACGCAATATATAGCAAAagattatatattcatatattcaaAAGAGACATAACATGATCGATAATcgaaagattttcaaaaacagCAAAGGATTTTCTTTCCCTCTAAATCTAAGGTCAATCTTTTtcttttccccctttttaacatcatcgggAGAGATGGATTCCTACTAATCTCTTTTGTCCAGAAGGGTCTCCCGATTTCTTCTTTTGAGCTTGAGTCTCTTCGCCTGGATATCATAGTCCATAACTTTCTGATAGTTCAGGACCCTGGAAGATTTGATGAGGATCCCGGGAGATCTGACGTTGGAGATAAGAGTGGGAAGGAGCATACTAAGAGGAGAAGCATACCCAGGAGATCTTCGTTGGAGCATTCCCATCAGATTGTGGAAAATGATCCTTGACTAGTTGATTGCCGTCCCTTGAGTGATGgaaatcatcatctcgaagacgtACTTCGAGTAGGAGTTGGAAAATCCCTTAGCCAAGAGGGATCGGgaaatgatgtcgttgagtaAACCGAACTCA is part of the Impatiens glandulifera chromosome 1, dImpGla2.1, whole genome shotgun sequence genome and encodes:
- the LOC124922476 gene encoding probable tRNA N6-adenosine threonylcarbamoyltransferase, with amino-acid sequence MKKMLALGFEGSANKIGVGVVSLDGSILSNPRHTYITPPGQGFLPRETAHHHLEHILPLVKSALDTAQVTKDDIDCLCYTKGPGMGAPLQVAAIVVRVLSQLWKKPIVAVNHCVAHIEMGRIVTGAIDPVVLYVSGGNTQVIAYSEGRYRIFGETIDIAIGNCLDRFARVLTLSNDPSPGYNIEQLAKKGEKFIDIPYVVKGMDVSFSGILSYIEMTAEEKLKNNECTPADLCYSLQETLFAMLVEITERAMAHCDKKDILIVGGVGCNVRLQEMMKVMCSERGGNLFATDDRYCVDNGAMIAYTGLLAFAHGTSTPFEESTFTQRFRTDEVLAIWRDKKEPSIADGLVAKN